Below is a window of Calditrichota bacterium DNA.
CGGGCGTGCGGGTGTATTTTACAGGACCGTTTGTTTTGGACGTGGATTCATCGGCGGTGCTTTGGGCTCTTGGAGCGGAGGAGGACTCAATCGTCTTTACGGGTCCGACGGATTCCGATTCAACCCGCTGGGCCGGACTCTATGCGCGCTACACTTCCGACACACTCCGGTTCAGGTATTGTGTTTTCGAAAATGCCACGGGCAGAGTACAGCCCACTTCGTACTACTACGGCGCCGTCACGTCGGTTCACAATCAACTATTGATGGAACACTGCGCGATTCGAGGAAACTCGTCCGCCGGATCGTACGACGTACATGGCGCGGGGCTGCGCATCAACGATAGAGGTTCCGGTGACGGCAGCTACACGATCAACGATTGCATCTTCGAAAACAATTCCGGATTCCACGGCGGCGCGTTGGGTATCGAAGACGGCGAGGGCACCATCAGCCGCTGCATCTTTCGGAACAACTTTGCGCAATCGGGTGCGGCCGTCTATTCATTCATCTCCGCGTCGCACTATCGGGACTGTTCGTTCACCGGAAACGCCGCCCTCGCGCGGGGCGGAGCAATCTGGATCGAAGGAAACCATGGAGACATGGTCGATTGCGAGTTCACAGGCAACCACAGTGACGGAATCGGCGGAGCAGTTTGCGATACGTGGGGCGGCGGGACGACCGACCAACCCAAGTATGAAGGGTGCGAGTTCAGAAACAACAGCGCAGACTCGATTGGCGGCGCAGTGATCGTCGGCGGAAACTCAACGGTCAAGAAGTGCTTGTTCTTGGAGAACGATGCGCAAGACGGCGGCGGACTCTATTATGCGATCTATTCGCAGCCGCTAACCGTGACACAGTGCACATTCGCCGAAAACAGCGCAAGCGACGGATCAGCGGCGGTCTCCATGTCGAGCCAGCCCTACGGCAGCTTCTACATCGTGAATTCGGCTTTTGCAGATAACGAAGGCAACACCGTGATTCGCTATCCGGATTGCGCGGTGTCGCACTTTCGGAACAATTTGATTTGGGAAAATCAAACGGCCGCAATTTTTGAAGGGGATGCCTGTGCGGCAAAACACGTCGTTGACCAAGTCAACGCAAACGGCGATTCATGCGATCAGGATTTCAATCTGTATCTTGATCCGGTGTTCGTCGACGCGGAAAACGGAGACTTTCATTTGCTGCAAGGCTCACCGATGATTGACGCGGGGGTCACGGGCGACAACTTCGCGACGACAAACGATCCGGATTCTACGCTACCCGACATCGGCGTGTTCTATTTCAACCAGACGCCGAGCGCAAGCGACAAGCCCGCGGCGGCTCCCGGCGAACTTGCGCTTTTGCAAAACTATCCGAATCCTTTCAACGGCGAGACGACCATTGAGTTTGAGTTGCAAACGCCGGCGCACGCAACGCTCGAACTGTTCGATATCACCGGAAGGTGGGTGCGGACACTGTTTGACGGGAATACGCGGGGACGTCAATTCGTGCGCGTCGAAATGAACGACTTGGCGAGCGGGATATATATTTACAGACTGCGGACTCCGCGGCAACAACTTAGCAGCAAAATGCTTTTGATCAGATAACGAGGTTGGAAATGAAGAAGTTTGTCATGTTGGCGCTCGTGACTATGGCGCTGATGGTTTCGTGTTACACAAATCCGGAAACGGGTCGCCGCGGATTGATGTTGATTCCGTCGTCGCAAGAGGCGGAATTGGGATTCTCGGCGTTCCAAGAAATTAAATCATCCACGCCGCGCACAACGGATCAGGCTCAGCAGGATCTGGTCGAGAAGGTCGGCCGGAGAATTTCGTCGGTAGTCAGCCTGCCGAATGCGCAGTGGGAATATGTTTGTTTCAAATCGGACGAGCCGAATGCGTTTTGCTTGCCGGGCGGAAAGATCGGCGTGTATAGTGCTATTTTGCCGATTACAAAGAATGAAGCGGGACTGGCGGCGGTGATGGGACATGAAGTCGCGCACGCGACGGCGCGGCACGGCGGCGAGCGCATGAGTGAACAACTCGTGACGAGTTTGGGCGGCATGGCGCTCGACATTGCACTCGCAAATAAACCCGAACAGACGCGCGCGTTGGCGATGACCGCCTACGGAGTGGGCACGACTTTGGGAAGAACATTGCCGCACTCACGCACGCAAGAACTTGAAGCGGACCGCATGGGCTTGACGTACATGGCCCGCGCGGGCTACGATCCGCGTGAAGCGGTCGCGTTCTGGCAGCGGTTCAAAGCCTATAAAGGCAGCGGCGGAAGCGTGCCCGCGTTTTTGTCGACACACCCGACGGATGACCGCCGCATCGCGCAGCTTGAAAGATTGCTGCCCGACGCCATCAAAGAATATGAAAAAAGCGGCGGCCAAAGCAGCAGCACCAGCAGCAGCACCGGCACACCGAGGAGAAGCGGAAAAGTCAGAGAGAGATAGGATAGAATAAGTTCGGGAGCACATATCAGCACATAGGAGTATGATCATGAGTCGGATGCTATGGGTTGGAATTTTTTTGGTAGGGATGGTGGGGATGGCGAGGGGGCAGGTAAATGCATTTCTAATTTATGACTCTTCAGTGGAGCCGCCGCTTACGGATCAATGCGTGGGCGGCAACCCGATCCCTGACGGTTACCTTGTGGAGATTTATTGGGATGCGGACAATGACGGCCCGGATGCCGATGATACGCCTCCGGTCGTTGGTTCGGGACCAGGGGAGTGCAATTTTAACTCCTTCCTTACGAGGGGGGAGGAGTTTTTTGGTCAAGCCGGCGGGTTCGCAACCGACCCTGCGTTTTCTATGAACACGGTGCTGGAGCCTGCGCGATTTTGGCTGCGGGTTTGGACTGGTGATGAAGGAGTGTGTTTGCGATCAAATTCCTTCACTATCTCTGGCGGCATTCATGATTACTTCTTCACGCACGATGACTTCACATGTTTGGAACTGCCATGCGACGATTGCGGACCGTTGACGGCGCCGCAAGTCGTGATTCTTCCGCAAGGAGACGACATCGTGTTGACTTGGAACCCAGTAGACACGACGACTGCGGGGTGCACCGTTGATGGCAAAGACTATCTCGTTTATGTTTCAGAATCTCCTGACGGTCCGTACGACTATCTTGCCTGGACTTCGGATACGACATTCACCGACGCAGGAGCTGTCGCCCAGCTTGCGCAGAGATACTATCAAGTAACTGCGGACAAAGGCGTGCAATTCGCCGATCCAAATCTTGAACAGGCAGTGCGGGAGCAGTTGGGGAATTTTGACGAGCCATTGTTGAGGGAGGACCTTGAAAGCGTGACCGACCTAGATGCGGGAAATCGAGGGATACAAAATCTTTCCGGCATTCAATGGTTGAAAAACCTTGAAGAACTCTATTTGCTTGACAACCCAATTGGAGACATTGCTCCGCTTTCTGAGCTGTCACGGCTGCAACTTCTCTTCTTGCGAAGCAGCCAACCGCTAGATCTTACACCCCTTTCAACATTGTACGAACTTACCCATCTATTGATAAGTGTCGTCAGCTTCGATCAAGCCATTAACATTGCACCCCTTGCGCCCCTTATACAACTTGAATGGCTATATGTTGTTGGCGGCCAACTGACAGATCTAACACCAATCTCTGGCCTTACGAATTTGTCTTATCTTTCGTTGCTTAACGAGCCCCAGATTTCGGATATTGGGCCACTAGCAAACCTTATACAACTTCAGCATTTACTCATTGTAAACAGCCAAATTTCGAGTGTCAGCCCGTTGGCGAATCTCGGACAATTGACAAACCTAGACCTGCAGGGAAACCAACTCTCGGATATCTGCCCGTTAGGGGGGCTGACACAAATGCAACAGCTAAATCTAGGCAACGGCGAAATATCAAACATAAGCGCACTATCAAGCCTGAGTCAACTGACTTACTTGTACCTTGGTCGGAATCAGATTGCAGATACTGGACCACTGTCAGCGCTAACAGATCTCACATTTTTAGACCTTTCTTTCGCACAAATAACAGAAATCGATCAACTTGCCAATCTAACTCAATTGCAGACATTGGGACTCGCTGGAAACCAAATCTCAGACATCTCGCCGTTAGCAAGTCTTGCACAACTGCGAAGTTTGGCTCTTGCCTCTAACCAAGTTTCCGAAATATCTTCTTTATCGAATTTGTTGCAGCTTGAATCGTTGATTCTCAATGGTAACCAAATTTCGGACGTAAGCTCAATTACGGGTTTATCGCAAGTTCAGTACATAGATATCGGATCGAATCAGATCAACGATCTTCAGGCCCTAGTAGACAATCAGGGTCTAAATAGCGGGGACATTTTGATCGCAGACAATAATCCCCTAAGCGAAACGGCCCTGACCGTCCAGATACCCGAGCTTATCAGTCGCGGTGTCAATGTATATTACGACGGCGCTGCGCGGGAAAGCGATGGCCAAGGCGATATGTATGAAGC
It encodes the following:
- a CDS encoding T9SS type A sorting domain-containing protein, with the translated sequence MKLVTLLGCLVLLLGNWAKADSTFVSGAVSGLWTADGSPYIVQGDLTVQENDTLQISPGVRVYFTGPFVLDVDSSAVLWALGAEEDSIVFTGPTDSDSTRWAGLYARYTSDTLRFRYCVFENATGRVQPTSYYYGAVTSVHNQLLMEHCAIRGNSSAGSYDVHGAGLRINDRGSGDGSYTINDCIFENNSGFHGGALGIEDGEGTISRCIFRNNFAQSGAAVYSFISASHYRDCSFTGNAALARGGAIWIEGNHGDMVDCEFTGNHSDGIGGAVCDTWGGGTTDQPKYEGCEFRNNSADSIGGAVIVGGNSTVKKCLFLENDAQDGGGLYYAIYSQPLTVTQCTFAENSASDGSAAVSMSSQPYGSFYIVNSAFADNEGNTVIRYPDCAVSHFRNNLIWENQTAAIFEGDACAAKHVVDQVNANGDSCDQDFNLYLDPVFVDAENGDFHLLQGSPMIDAGVTGDNFATTNDPDSTLPDIGVFYFNQTPSASDKPAAAPGELALLQNYPNPFNGETTIEFELQTPAHATLELFDITGRWVRTLFDGNTRGRQFVRVEMNDLASGIYIYRLRTPRQQLSSKMLLIR
- a CDS encoding leucine-rich repeat domain-containing protein, with the translated sequence MILPQGDDIVLTWNPVDTTTAGCTVDGKDYLVYVSESPDGPYDYLAWTSDTTFTDAGAVAQLAQRYYQVTADKGVQFADPNLEQAVREQLGNFDEPLLREDLESVTDLDAGNRGIQNLSGIQWLKNLEELYLLDNPIGDIAPLSELSRLQLLFLRSSQPLDLTPLSTLYELTHLLISVVSFDQAINIAPLAPLIQLEWLYVVGGQLTDLTPISGLTNLSYLSLLNEPQISDIGPLANLIQLQHLLIVNSQISSVSPLANLGQLTNLDLQGNQLSDICPLGGLTQMQQLNLGNGEISNISALSSLSQLTYLYLGRNQIADTGPLSALTDLTFLDLSFAQITEIDQLANLTQLQTLGLAGNQISDISPLASLAQLRSLALASNQVSEISSLSNLLQLESLILNGNQISDVSSITGLSQVQYIDIGSNQINDLQALVDNQGLNSGDILIADNNPLSETALTVQIPELISRGVNVYYDGAARESDGQGDMYEAGTPESNPLWRLLDDASTPEGKREMLRKEIELRVSKHIEEAKEQSTNHHPKR
- a CDS encoding M48 family metallopeptidase, with translation MKKFVMLALVTMALMVSCYTNPETGRRGLMLIPSSQEAELGFSAFQEIKSSTPRTTDQAQQDLVEKVGRRISSVVSLPNAQWEYVCFKSDEPNAFCLPGGKIGVYSAILPITKNEAGLAAVMGHEVAHATARHGGERMSEQLVTSLGGMALDIALANKPEQTRALAMTAYGVGTTLGRTLPHSRTQELEADRMGLTYMARAGYDPREAVAFWQRFKAYKGSGGSVPAFLSTHPTDDRRIAQLERLLPDAIKEYEKSGGQSSSTSSSTGTPRRSGKVRER